Proteins encoded in a region of the Inquilinus sp. KBS0705 genome:
- a CDS encoding SDR family oxidoreductase, whose amino-acid sequence MKVFVTGATGFIGTAIVQQLLSAGHQVLGLARSDASAQKLIAAGAEVQRGDLEDLESLRNGAAQADGVIHAGFIHDFTRLAEVCEVDKIAIETIGEVLAGSDRPFIVTSGTAMVAPGKLATEDIKPPVNPAWPRASEQAGDAAGAASVRLSPSVHGEDDKHGFVPILVNIAREKGFSAYIGEGLNRWNAVHRLDAARLFVLALENAEPGVRYHASAEEAITVKSIAEAIAKQLNIPARSITPEVAAEHFGWFAHMAAVDCPSSSRWTQETLNWQPTHATLLTDIANGIYTQ is encoded by the coding sequence ATGAAAGTATTTGTTACAGGGGCCACGGGCTTCATTGGTACTGCCATTGTGCAGCAATTATTAAGTGCCGGCCACCAGGTATTGGGACTGGCGCGTTCAGATGCCTCGGCCCAAAAGCTGATAGCTGCAGGGGCAGAGGTACAACGCGGCGATTTGGAAGACCTGGAGAGTTTGCGTAATGGCGCTGCACAAGCCGACGGCGTGATACATGCCGGCTTTATACACGACTTTACCCGCCTTGCCGAAGTTTGCGAGGTAGATAAAATAGCTATTGAAACGATAGGCGAAGTACTGGCCGGTAGCGACCGTCCCTTTATAGTTACATCGGGCACAGCAATGGTAGCTCCCGGTAAATTGGCTACCGAAGATATAAAGCCACCCGTAAACCCGGCATGGCCGCGCGCATCTGAACAAGCAGGGGATGCCGCAGGTGCCGCCTCTGTGCGTTTATCGCCATCGGTACATGGCGAGGATGATAAGCATGGCTTTGTACCCATATTGGTTAACATCGCCCGCGAAAAAGGATTTTCGGCCTATATAGGCGAGGGGCTTAACAGGTGGAACGCCGTGCACCGCTTAGATGCCGCGCGTTTATTTGTTTTAGCGCTTGAAAATGCCGAGCCGGGCGTCCGTTACCACGCATCAGCCGAAGAAGCTATTACCGTTAAGTCTATTGCCGAAGCCATAGCCAAGCAATTGAATATACCGGCCAGATCAATAACCCCCGAAGTCGCGGCAGAACATTTTGGATGGTTTGCCCATATGGCAGCGGTAGACTGCCCATCGTCGAGCCGGTGGACGCAGGAAACTTTAAACTGGCAGCCTACACATGCTACCTTGTTAACCGATATAGCCAACGGCATTTATACCCAATAA
- a CDS encoding peptidase M12: MRLFIQSQQLKVIDKQLLALLNINIVLLYKYPAHMKTKYLAILFLLIFAAACTKTNETNVQPSAELNSIALAASSEDSIPHVCIDNTIITADTGQIQTNAVFLKGKNWPNGKTIRVYFLNGNSFFKAKVLKFASVWSLYANIKFAVTTTRANSDIRVGFKYGGDGGSWSYIGTDANYFKNSETVNFGWFTASTSDAEYSRVVCHEIGHAIGLVHEQSSPVAAIKWDKPKVYKYYAAAPNNWSKKDVDDNIFFKYSKTATQYTIFDAKSIMEYPVDGKLTTDGKSIGYNYYLSSVDKAFIAKIYPKKTSSN, encoded by the coding sequence ATGCGGCTATTTATACAAAGCCAACAACTTAAAGTTATTGACAAACAGTTACTTGCATTATTAAACATTAATATAGTACTTTTGTACAAATACCCGGCACACATGAAAACGAAGTATCTGGCTATACTATTCTTATTGATTTTTGCTGCAGCTTGTACCAAAACAAACGAAACCAATGTGCAACCGTCAGCCGAATTAAATTCAATAGCCCTTGCTGCAAGCAGCGAAGACAGTATACCACATGTATGTATAGATAACACCATTATCACTGCCGATACCGGACAAATACAAACCAACGCGGTATTTTTAAAAGGCAAAAACTGGCCTAACGGTAAAACCATCAGGGTTTATTTTTTAAATGGCAACAGCTTTTTTAAAGCCAAGGTTTTAAAATTTGCCAGTGTATGGTCGTTATACGCCAATATTAAGTTTGCGGTTACTACCACAAGGGCCAATTCAGATATTAGGGTAGGTTTTAAATATGGGGGCGACGGGGGTTCATGGTCGTACATTGGTACCGATGCAAATTACTTTAAAAATAGCGAAACTGTAAACTTTGGCTGGTTTACCGCCAGCACCAGCGATGCCGAATACAGCCGAGTGGTTTGCCACGAAATTGGGCATGCTATTGGCCTGGTACATGAGCAATCGAGCCCTGTAGCGGCTATAAAATGGGATAAACCTAAGGTTTATAAATACTATGCGGCGGCGCCCAACAATTGGTCAAAAAAAGATGTTGACGACAACATCTTTTTTAAATACAGCAAAACAGCCACACAGTATACCATCTTTGATGCTAAATCAATAATGGAATACCCTGTAGATGGCAAGCTGACCACCGACGGTAAATCGATAGGGTATAATTACTACCTGTCGTCGGTTGATAAAGCTTTTATCGCCAAAATATATCCCAAAAAAACCAGCAGTAATTAA